The DNA sequence ATGACACCACCATTGAAATCATCTCGTTTCAAATGTGCAAAAACACTCCACGCACTTGGGAAGTGCTAGTAAACTCTTAAAAGCGCAACCATAAaacttttcaaataattaacccttccctttatttttctttcttctctttcgATCATTGGAAAAGTTGCAATCTTTATTTCACAAGCAAAAACTGTAAACCATTGCAACAGGAAATTGAGTGTATCACTTCTAGCCTTATAGCTTAATTTAACTCAACAAAATAGAGAACAAGATATTGAGCCCCAAAACAGGAAAAGTAATAGGATACTACAAGCTAAACAGCAGAAGCTAAAAATAGAACCTTGACCGCAACAAAATAGCAAAACTGCTACTAAACTTACAGTTTTATCGTTTATGTGCTCATAACTTTGGAGTCTTATTCAAAAAGTCCTTGAGAACATCCATAACTGAGCCAAAATTTGCCTTCACTTCCACTGGTGGATTAGCGAACCGGCATGCCATTTCCGGGATGTCTTTAGAGTGATAATCGATCTTCGATTGCGTAAACTTGAGACCATGAGCAGTGCTAACAACCACCGTCCGATCACTGGGTCCAATAACCCCACTCTTCCTGAGCTTGAACAGAGCCGTTAGTGCAACTCCGGTATGTGGGCATATGAACATGCCAGTTGAGTCAGCTTGCGCCATGGCATCCATGAGCTCCTCCTCAGTAGCTTCCTCAACAATCCCATCACAATTCTGAAGAGCATACACAGCTCTATCAATGGAAACAGGGTCACCAATCTGTATAGCTGAAGCAAAGGTCGACTCAGCCTTAACGGCTTTAAAGTCCTTCCAATTTGACTTGTAGTGAAGATAAAGAGGGTTGGCGTTGGCAGCCTGAGCACAAACAAGCCTTGGAATCTTATCAACGAGACCCAACTCTTGGCACATTTTGAATCCTTTGTAGAAGGCATAAATATTACCAAGATTACCACCCGGAACGATAACCCAATCGGGAACTTGCCAATCGAACTGCTGCAAAATCTCAATAGCTGCTGTTTTCTGACCCTCGAGCCTTAAACTGTTCAAAGAATTGGCCAAGTAAATGGGCAACTCGGCGGTGATTTCCCTAATTAGCTTCATACAACCGTCGAAATCTGTGTCAATGCTAAGTACAAATGCGCCATTGGCAATGGGTTGGACCAACTGAGCCATTGAGATCTTGTTCGCAGGGAGGAAAACGATCGATGGGATCCCTGCGGATGCGCAATAGGCGGAGAGGGCCGCCGAGGTATCTCCCGTCGAGGCACAGCCAACCCCAACCACAGGTCTTTTCAATTTCCGGAGACGGTTCACTTGGCTGACCAAAACCGTCATCCCCAAGTCCTTAAAGCTCCCAGTGTGGCTAATACCACAGTGCTTAACCCATAGATCGTTCATGCCCAGAAACTGTTTGCCAAAACGCTCAGACCAGAAGAGATTAGAGTTCCCTTCGAACGCGCTAATGATGTCATCGTTATCGATCTCCGGCAACACCCACTCCTTCTTGCTCCAAACCCCAGAGCCATACGGCCACGTCGTCTTCCCCACGCGCGAGTCAAATAAGCGTCGCCAGTACGCGCCGTCGAACTTCTTGAGCGCATCCATGTCGTGCTGGACATCGAGTAGGCCTCCGGAGCGGCTCCTGTAAACGATTTCATCGAGCGAGTACGACTCGGAGGAATCGAACCCAGCGTTGAAGGGCACGTACTTGGCGGAGAAGTCGTTGGAAATGGCGCGGTGGCGGCGAGCCTCGTCCCTGATGTTCTCATCGGAGCGGCGGACCTTAGAAGGAGAGGCATTGTTGGAGGAAGAAGAGGTGGTGCAGGTGATGAGAGAGGAAGGGCGGTGTTTGGAAAGAGAGTTTGGGTAAAAGGGTTTAGGTTTTGGGTCGAATGAAGAGAGGGAGGTGTTGAACAAGGAAGAAGAGGCAGCCATGGTTGATTGCCTGATTCGGAAAGAAGAGGCGGCGCTGATTTGCTTAAGCTTGGCTTCTTCGGCTTTACTTTAGCTTTGGTTTTGTGGTGTAGTAGTATTGGCATTTTGACCTCTTTGGCCCACTTATACTCCCCTAATTTCTTCTTTATCCCCTTATAATATTGTCCaaataaaactttaaaaaaatttaaataacatactcaAAGATTGTTATAATTGATAAActcgttttttattttaatttttttataaaatacattatttatatcatacatttataaaatactATTAATTACTCCAAACATATTCTCTACTTTTATCAACAATTAAAATTAGGTACTTTAAGAAAACAAACGGAT is a window from the Cannabis sativa cultivar Pink pepper isolate KNU-18-1 chromosome 1, ASM2916894v1, whole genome shotgun sequence genome containing:
- the LOC115706054 gene encoding threonine synthase 1, chloroplastic, whose amino-acid sequence is MAASSSLFNTSLSSFDPKPKPFYPNSLSKHRPSSLITCTTSSSSNNASPSKVRRSDENIRDEARRHRAISNDFSAKYVPFNAGFDSSESYSLDEIVYRSRSGGLLDVQHDMDALKKFDGAYWRRLFDSRVGKTTWPYGSGVWSKKEWVLPEIDNDDIISAFEGNSNLFWSERFGKQFLGMNDLWVKHCGISHTGSFKDLGMTVLVSQVNRLRKLKRPVVGVGCASTGDTSAALSAYCASAGIPSIVFLPANKISMAQLVQPIANGAFVLSIDTDFDGCMKLIREITAELPIYLANSLNSLRLEGQKTAAIEILQQFDWQVPDWVIVPGGNLGNIYAFYKGFKMCQELGLVDKIPRLVCAQAANANPLYLHYKSNWKDFKAVKAESTFASAIQIGDPVSIDRAVYALQNCDGIVEEATEEELMDAMAQADSTGMFICPHTGVALTALFKLRKSGVIGPSDRTVVVSTAHGLKFTQSKIDYHSKDIPEMACRFANPPVEVKANFGSVMDVLKDFLNKTPKL